GGACGACAACCTGGGTTTCCTTCCAGCCGCCCACTTCGAAGTGATGGTGCAACGGGGCCATGCGAAAGATGCGCCGCCCCTCTCCGTATTTGCGCTTGGTGTATTTGAACCAGGTGACCTGCACCATGACCGACAGCGTTTCCACGACGAAAACGCCGCCCATGATGAACAGCACGATTTCCTGGCGCGCGATCACCGCCACCGTACCCAGCGCGCCGCCCAGCGCCAACGCGCCGACGTCGCCCATGAAGACCTGCGCGGGGTAGGCGTTGAACCAGAGGAACGCCAGCCCCGCCCCCGCTAGCGCGGCACATAGCACCAGCAGTTCGGCCGCGCCGGGCACGTAGGGGAACAACAGGTATTTGGAATAGTCCGCGCGGCCTATCACATAGGCGAAGATCCCGAGGGCACCACCGACCATGACCGTGGGCATGATGGCCAGGCCATCCAGGCCGTCGGTCAGGTTCACGGCATTGCTGGTGCCCACGATCACGAACCAGGTCAATGCCACGAAACCCAGTACGCCCAGCGGATAGCTGACGGTCTTGAAGAAAGGCACGATCAGGTCGGCACGCGTCGGCAATGGCATGATGAAGCCGCTGATCACCCAGTTGCGAAACAGCGGCCACAGCTCGGTATTGGCGGGCGCGGACACGGCGAAGGCCAGATAGACCGCGGCGACCAGCCCGATCAGGGCCTGCCAGAAGAATTTCTGCCGCGCCGGCATACCTTCCGGGTTGCGATGCACGACCTTGCGGTAGTCGTCCACCCAGCCGATCAGGCCGAAGCCGAACGTGACCAGCAACACCACCCAGACGAAACGGTTGCTCCAGTCAGCCCACAGCAGGGTGCTGATGCCGATCGCGATCAGGATCAGCGCGCCGCCCATGGTCGGCGTGCCGGTCTTGACCAGATGCGTTTGCGGTCCATAGGAACGCACGGCCTGGCCGATCTTGAGTTCGGTCAGCTTACGGATCACGCGCGGCCCGAAGAACAGGCCGATGAGCAGCGCCGTCGCGCAGGCGAACACCGCGCGCAGCGTGATGTACTCAAAGACCCCGAAGGTGCGGATATCGTCGGAAAGCCAGCGGGCGATCTCAAGCAGCATGCTGTTCTCCCTGCCCCAGGGGCGCATGTCCATCGGTACTCAAAAACGCCTTCACTACCCGCTCCATGCGCATAAAGCGCGAACCCTTTACCAATACGGCGCGCGCGGCCGAGCCGCGCAGCGCCGTCACAATTTCTTCCACACTCTCGCAGGCCCTTGCCGTGGGTCCGAACGCGATCGCCGCGTCACCCGCGGCTTTTCCCAGCGTAAGGAGCAGATCGATGCCACGATCGCGTGCGTACTCGCCCACTTCGCGATGCATCGCCGGTCCGTTGGCGCCGACTTCACCCATGTCGCCCAATACCAGGACACGGGGTGCCGGCAATTGCGCCAGCACGTCGATGGCTGCTCTTACGGAGTCCGGATTCGCATTGTAGGTGTCATCGACCAGGAGCGTTCCGTCACTCAATTGCTGCCGTTGCATGCGCCCGGATACGGCGCTGAAACCTGCCAGGCCCGCGCATACCGATGCCAGCGGCGCTCCCACCGCCAGCGCACATGCGGCGGCCGCCAACGCGTTGCGCAGATTGTGCATGCCGGGGACCGGCAGCTCCAGCATCGCTATGCCAGCAGGTGTGACCAATTGGCACCGGGTGCCCAAGGCGTCGGCCTGGATTTGTTCGGCATAGACATCCAGTCCCGCCTGCAGGCCGAAACGCAGGACGCGCGGCGTGGCGCTCATCGCGTCCCAGGTCGCCGTATGCGCGTCGTCGCCGGGATACACCGCATAGCCATCCCGCGGCAGCGCGGCCAGCACGGCGCCGTTTTCCTCGGCGACGGCCTGCACCGTATGCATGAATTCCTGGTGCTCGCGCTGCGCGTTGTTCACCAGGGCCACCGTGGGCGCGGCCATGCGCGCCAGCAGCGCGATTTCGCCGGGATGATTCATGCCCAGTTCGAACACCGCCGCGCGATGCTCGGCGCGCAGCCTGAGCAGCATCAGCGGCAGGCCGATGTCGTTGTTGAAATTGCCCGCGCTGGCGAGACGCTGGGCGGCACCAAGCCAGTCCGCCAGGATGGCCGATATCATTTCCTTCGTGGTGGTCTTGCCGTTGCTGCCCGCCACCGCGATCACCGGCAGCGCGAAGCGCGCGCGCCACGCGGCGCCGATGCGTCCCAATGCCACGCGGGTATCGCCGAGCACCAGCTGCGGCATCCGCACGCCGTCGACGCGGCGCGCGACGATCGCGGCCACCGCGCCCTGGTCCTGCGCCTGGGCCAGGTAATCGTGGCCGTCGAAACGTTCGCCCGCCAGCGCCAGGAACAGCTGGCCAGGCCCGATGGTGCGCGTATCGGTGGACACCGCCGATACGCCTGGCAGCAGCAGCGCCAGCCGCGCCCATTCCCGGTCGTCGAACGGCAATTTGACGCCGTCGATTTCCTGGTAGGTCTCGTGGCCCTTGCCGGCCAGCAGCACGATGTCTTCCACGCGGGCGGCCCAGACGGTCTGCATGATCGCGCGGGCGCGGTCGGCTTCGATGGTGACGGCGGCATCGTCGGCGATGCCGGCGCGTATCTGCGCCAGGATGGCGGCCGGATCTTCGCTGCGAGGATTGTCGCTGCTGAGCACGACATGGTCGGCGCCCTGCGCGGCGATGGCGCCCATGACCGGGCGCTTGCCCGCGTCGCGGTCGCCCCCGCAGCCGAAGAGGCACAGCAGCCTGCCGCCGCGCGCCTGCGCGACCGGACGCAAAGCCGCCAAGGCACGTTCCAGCGCATCCGGCGTATGGGAATAATCGACCACCACCATGGGCCCGGCGGGCGTGGCGGCGGACGCGGACACGTCGATGGGGGTGACGATTTCCATACGCCCGTCCACCGGCGCGGCGGCCGCCAGTTCACGAGCGATGTCGGCCAGGCTCCAGCCCAATGCCTGCAGCACGCCGGCGACCAGGAGCAGGTTCGACACGTTGTGACGGCCCAGCAGGCCGGTCATGATCTGCACTTCGCCTTGCGTGGTGGCGAGCGTGAAAATCTGCCCCTGCCCCGTCACCGCCAGATCGCGCGCCTGCAGATCGGCGGACGTTTGCAGCCCGTAAGTCAGCACGCGCGCGCGATCCAGCGATGCGATCAGGCGCCGGCCGGCCTCGTCGTCGGCATTGACGACCGCGCCGGTCAGGCCTGGCCATGCGAAGAGGCGAGCCTTCGCGGCCTCGTACGAGGCCATGGTGCCGTGGTAATCGAGATGATCGCGGCTCAGGTTGGTGAACGCGGCGATGTCGATGCGCAGGCCGTCCATGCGGCCTTGCTCGATGCCGATGGACGAAGCCTCCATCGCCACCAACTGGGCGCCGGCCTGCCGCATCTGCGCCAGCAGGCGATGCAGCGCCAGCACATCGGGCGTCGTCAGGCTGCCGGGCAGCACCTGGCCGTCGGGCAGGGTCGCGCCCAGCGTGCCGATCGCGCCGCACGGCTTGCCGGCATGCGTCAAGGCATGCGCCAGCCACTGTACGCAGGACGTCTTGCCATTGGTGCCGGTGATCGCGATCACGGCCAGGGCCGCGGACGGCCGGCCATACCAGATGTCGGCCAGTTCGCCCAGCATGCCGCGCAGGCCATCGATCACCCGCAGCGCCACGCCGGACGCGACGGCTTCGGGCAGCGACGCACGCGGCCCTTCGACCAGGATGGCGGCCGCGCCACGCGCGACAGCCTGCTGTATATATAGGCTGCCATCGCTGGCGCGGCCACGGCATGCGACGAAGACATCGCCGGCGTTGACCTCGCGCGAATCCAGCCGCAGATCCGCTCCGTCCGCGACATGGGCTCGCAACCATGCTACGACGCCGTCCGCATCGGACGGCGTCGTGACGGGCGTATCCAGTATCGTCGCGTTCATCTCATCCGCTCCTGCAAGCCCGCCACGACGGTGGACTCGAACGGAGCGTCCGGTTGAACATTCATGAGCCGCAGGGCGCCGCCGACGATGGTCGAGAAGACCGGCGCGGCGACCGCGCCCCCATAGTAGCCCCCGGTCTGCGGCTCGTCGATGGTGACAGCGACGACGATGCGCGGGTCGGAAACCGGCGCG
This genomic interval from Bordetella genomosp. 8 contains the following:
- the murF gene encoding bifunctional UDP-N-acetylmuramoyl-L-alanyl-D-glutamate--2,6-diaminopimelate ligase MurE/UDP-N-acetylmuramoyl-tripeptide--D-alanyl-D-alanine ligase MurF, whose translation is MNATILDTPVTTPSDADGVVAWLRAHVADGADLRLDSREVNAGDVFVACRGRASDGSLYIQQAVARGAAAILVEGPRASLPEAVASGVALRVIDGLRGMLGELADIWYGRPSAALAVIAITGTNGKTSCVQWLAHALTHAGKPCGAIGTLGATLPDGQVLPGSLTTPDVLALHRLLAQMRQAGAQLVAMEASSIGIEQGRMDGLRIDIAAFTNLSRDHLDYHGTMASYEAAKARLFAWPGLTGAVVNADDEAGRRLIASLDRARVLTYGLQTSADLQARDLAVTGQGQIFTLATTQGEVQIMTGLLGRHNVSNLLLVAGVLQALGWSLADIARELAAAAPVDGRMEIVTPIDVSASAATPAGPMVVVDYSHTPDALERALAALRPVAQARGGRLLCLFGCGGDRDAGKRPVMGAIAAQGADHVVLSSDNPRSEDPAAILAQIRAGIADDAAVTIEADRARAIMQTVWAARVEDIVLLAGKGHETYQEIDGVKLPFDDREWARLALLLPGVSAVSTDTRTIGPGQLFLALAGERFDGHDYLAQAQDQGAVAAIVARRVDGVRMPQLVLGDTRVALGRIGAAWRARFALPVIAVAGSNGKTTTKEMISAILADWLGAAQRLASAGNFNNDIGLPLMLLRLRAEHRAAVFELGMNHPGEIALLARMAAPTVALVNNAQREHQEFMHTVQAVAEENGAVLAALPRDGYAVYPGDDAHTATWDAMSATPRVLRFGLQAGLDVYAEQIQADALGTRCQLVTPAGIAMLELPVPGMHNLRNALAAAACALAVGAPLASVCAGLAGFSAVSGRMQRQQLSDGTLLVDDTYNANPDSVRAAIDVLAQLPAPRVLVLGDMGEVGANGPAMHREVGEYARDRGIDLLLTLGKAAGDAAIAFGPTARACESVEEIVTALRGSAARAVLVKGSRFMRMERVVKAFLSTDGHAPLGQGEQHAA
- the mraY gene encoding phospho-N-acetylmuramoyl-pentapeptide-transferase, with protein sequence MLLEIARWLSDDIRTFGVFEYITLRAVFACATALLIGLFFGPRVIRKLTELKIGQAVRSYGPQTHLVKTGTPTMGGALILIAIGISTLLWADWSNRFVWVVLLVTFGFGLIGWVDDYRKVVHRNPEGMPARQKFFWQALIGLVAAVYLAFAVSAPANTELWPLFRNWVISGFIMPLPTRADLIVPFFKTVSYPLGVLGFVALTWFVIVGTSNAVNLTDGLDGLAIMPTVMVGGALGIFAYVIGRADYSKYLLFPYVPGAAELLVLCAALAGAGLAFLWFNAYPAQVFMGDVGALALGGALGTVAVIARQEIVLFIMGGVFVVETLSVMVQVTWFKYTKRKYGEGRRIFRMAPLHHHFEVGGWKETQVVVRFWIISMMLVLIGLSTLKLR